In Festucalex cinctus isolate MCC-2025b chromosome 1, RoL_Fcin_1.0, whole genome shotgun sequence, the sequence GGGGAGGCGAGTCCATGGCGAAGaggagggggcggcgggggagGAGGTTTACCCCTGCCGGGGGGGTCAGAGGAGAGGGAGGGGCTACCCGCCATCCTGTACGGAGGAGGGGGCGGAGCCTCTCTGGTGGCTGCAGGGACACGAGAAGGTCACGTGAAGGTCATGTGATGAAGATGAAAGGTGTCTCACCTGAGGGAGGCGTCGGCCTGTGGGCGGGAGAAgtagggggagggggaggggcgggACCTCTGGTGGGGGTGTGGCCTCCTGGTAAGGGGGCAGTCCTCTTGCTGCTGAGGGAGGCATGTCGCTGCAGATGCTCCGCCTCTCCGCCATAAGTGGGAGGTGCAAGAGAAGTGGGTGGGACTTTGGTGGGAGGAGCCGGTGGGAGGGGCTTGTCTCGGGTGTAGGTGGATGGCGGGGAAGGGGCATGGCCACGGCGACTTTGATGGTGGAGAGAGGGCGGGGTGGGGGAGGAGTCTGCAGGTGGGGGCGGGGCAGGGCTCTGAGCATCATCATGGCGATGGCCAGGTGGTGGGCGGGGTGACGACGCACCAGCTGCACACTCATCTACGAGCGAGACAGGGAGTCAATAACCAGACCGGGAATCTCATCTCATCTCTCTCTTATGCTCTTATTAGAGGAAGGTGTTAAGTCAGACTTTTATGACTTCATACCAGGAAGTGTGCACGGTAACGCCCCTTAGAACTCTGAGatccatttacatttttaaaactcaaGTCAAACAATATATTAGGACCATTATACACTCCACAAATGCAAAAAGTATCAAAAACCTTGGGGATGTGCGATTTATgcgtttttgtaatatgataGTCTGTCTTTTGCCATTGATTTTATGTCACAACCATTGTGATTGTGTTTGGAGGTTGTGTTTTTTGCATAAATATTTATGTCAACAAGTCGGTCATttcattttctgttatttttctctcACTCAGAATTATATATCCctttacatttttgtatttctcaatattttttgtttactgtAGTTTTTGTTTGACTGTTAGTATTTTATAGCCTGGAAATCCAAAATCATCCGATCCGTGACTGAGTCTGGTCACTGTCGTCATCAAGTGCATTTCTGAGGCGGGACAAACCAGAGCAAGTAGACAGTGGAATGACTTGTTGAAGTACACgtcatattttgaaataaatgctTACAGTACCTTCATATGCCCGGATTTTAATGACTATGTGTTTCTGGTCATTTAAAACGGAATTTAATGCTGAATGAAATAGTCTAATCGTCTCTTGTCTCTTCCACATGCCATTTTGAAAGTTATGATAGACTTCCGCCACCGAAGAGTTACGTTGCTCCCGAAAAAGATGtcacagcaaataaacaaatttgacTGAATGTTTGTTGTCTGTCCAGATACAGATTGGCTTGCCAGGTGGCCTTACGCCAATTCACACTAACTGCGGATAGGACGCGGTGTGTTTTCTGTACCGTTTCCGCacggcttccgcaaggactgcaattcacaccatgtgcgttgcgtgtctggAAATCTGCACCCGGCAGACCACAacatcacgtggggttcacgctggagagttgagttcacccaataacaaccgtgtatagagATTCCTATttataaacaatagccacgcttgcctgttgtcacatcaatatgcttttttgatattatttctgggacttctaccatggttcttctaccatgggtaagtacattttgtgtttaaatagtgttattttgtcaggTTTATTCTGAGCTGATTttcttgtcttaaatgtccgactcatgtcatgctatgtagtttgctagcttccctcccaaaaaaacgagttcgcaaacggttttatatTAATAAAGCGTACTATATATACACAAGCATGCATGCTTGTGTAGATATAGTGTTCCCTCCTTTTTCgttttacatttattctaaatgttttaaggctctaaaacaccccaccacacagtttatacactttttctcattgaggtatatacattttctcacatttgtctcttgtttaaacattcacaatgttagacttagacttgactttattgatccctttgggatggctccctctgggaaatttacatgtccagcagcaatgagaacagataataaaatacaaaataattcaatcaatcaataaataaggttattacagctgagattgaatta encodes:
- the LOC144024127 gene encoding uncharacterized protein LOC144024127 isoform X1, translated to MPLPPQPPPAFTQQSPEEVKGGPALLSDLSQGTDHPYFRLYQYLHQGAPHKNECAAGASSPRPPPGHRHDDAQSPAPPPPADSSPTPPSLHHQSRRGHAPSPPSTYTRDKPLPPAPPTKVPPTSLAPPTYGGEAEHLQRHASLSSKRTAPLPGGHTPTRGPAPPPPPTSPAHRPTPPSATREAPPPPPYRMAGSPSLSSDPPGRGKPPPPPPPPLRHGLASPVIPCLCDDFESKYLFHPLDDFPPPEEYRHFAKIYPSKAYSAMRGAPPLPPVGR
- the LOC144024127 gene encoding uncharacterized protein LOC144024127 isoform X2; translation: MPLPPQPPPAFTQSPEEVKGGPALLSDLSQGTDHPYFRLYQYLHQGAPHKNECAAGASSPRPPPGHRHDDAQSPAPPPPADSSPTPPSLHHQSRRGHAPSPPSTYTRDKPLPPAPPTKVPPTSLAPPTYGGEAEHLQRHASLSSKRTAPLPGGHTPTRGPAPPPPPTSPAHRPTPPSATREAPPPPPYRMAGSPSLSSDPPGRGKPPPPPPPPLRHGLASPVIPCLCDDFESKYLFHPLDDFPPPEEYRHFAKIYPSKAYSAMRGAPPLPPVGR